A genomic stretch from Puntigrus tetrazona isolate hp1 chromosome 6, ASM1883169v1, whole genome shotgun sequence includes:
- the lmnl3 gene encoding lamin L3, which produces MITSTPTESRASAARSSRRSGASPCGASPTRLTRLQEKEDLRRLNDRLANYIERVRQLESDKGAMQLLLEEKEEHARREVGSVRRLYETELADARKSLDATANERARLQIELTRLTEEHRKLCARNSKKESDLSTAVGHWRSLEAALNSKEADYTNLLATNRRLENELSEIQSQAANLESALQSVKTQLNSEMLRRVDAENQLQTLQEQLDFQKHLGDQELREMRSRHESRLLELDSGRQKEFEGKLAEAMKQLRQEHEAQIQQYKDELEKTFAAKLENAKQTAVKNSDFASSTREELAGTKLRLESQSLQIHNLQKQNVSLEARVQELEQMLDRERQMNQQRLSQKEQEMADMRQQMQEQLEEYQNLLDVKLMLDMEINAYRKMLEGEEKRLNLSPSPGQQAALSRTHAEPVRKHWAKKRKHEGTSSGLSPSYKLSQHSSSRGSVSIDEIDLDGRYITLKNNSDKDQSLGDWVLRKREAETPEVVFQIPSPCVLNAGQTLTVST; this is translated from the exons ATGATCACCTCCACGCCGACGGAGAGCCGCGCCTCCGCCGCGCGCTCCTCCAGGCGCAGCGGCGCGTCTCCGTGCGGCGCCAGCCCCACGCGCCTGACGCGTCTGCAGGAGAAGGAGGACCTGCGGCGGCTCAACGACCGCCTGGCGAACTACATCGAGCGGGTGCGGCAGCTGGAGAGCGACAAGGGCGCCATGCAGCTGCTgctggaggagaaggaggagcaCGCGCGCCGGGAGGTCGGGAGCGTGCGCCGCCTCTACGAGACCGAGCTCGCGGACGCGCGCAAGTCGCTGGACGCCACCGCGAACGAGCGCGCGAGGCTCCAGATCGAGCTGACGCGGCTGACGGAGGAGCACCGGAAACTCTGCGCCAG GAACAGTAAGAAGGAGAGTGATCTGAGCACGGCGGTGGGTCACTGGAGGAGTCTGGAAGCCGCTCTCAACTCCAAGGAAGCAGACTACACCAACTTACTGGCCACCAACCGGCGGCTGGAGAATGAGCTTTCTGAGATCCAGAGTCAAGCGGCCAAT CTGGAGTCTGCGCTCCAGAGCGTGAAGACGCAGCTGAACTCTGAGATGCTGCGGCGCGTGGACGCTGAGAACCAGCTGCAGACGCTTCAGGAGCAGCTGGACTTCCAGAAGCACCTCGGCGATCAG GAGCTGCGAGAGATGCGCAGTCGTCACGAGAGCCGTCTGCTGGAGCTGGACAGCGGCAGACAGAAGGAGTTCGAGGGGAAGCTCGCCGAAGCCATGAAGCAGCTCCGGCAGGAACACGAGGCTCAGATCCAGCAGTACAAAGATGAGCTGGAGAAGACCTTCGCTGCCAAG CTGGAGAACGCCAAGCAGACGGCGGTGAAGAACAGCGACTTCGCGTCTTCCACCAGAGAAGAGCTGGCGGGAACCAAACTCAGGCTGGAGTCCCAGTCCCTTCAGATCCACAACCTGCAGAAACAG aatgtGTCTCTGGAGGCCCGTGTTCAGGAGCTGGAGCAGATGCTGGACCGCGAGCGGCAGATGAACCAGCAGCGTCTCTCTCAGAAGGAGCAGGAGATGGCCGACATGAGGCAGCAGATGCAGGAGCAGCTGGAGGAGTACCAGAACCTGCTGGACGTCAAGCTCATGCTGGACATGGAGATCAACGCCTACCGCAAGATGCtggagggagaggagaagcG GCTGAATCTGTCGCCGAGTCCGGGCCAGCAGGCGGCGCTCTCTCGAACTCACGCCGAGCCCGTCAGAAAACACTGGGCCAAGAAGCGCAAGCATGAGGGCACGAGTTCAGGACTGTCCCCCAGCTACAAGCTTTCCCAGCATTCCTCTTCACGCGGGAGCGTGTCCATCGACGAGATCGATCTGGACGGACGCTACATCACGCTCAAGAACAACTCCGACAAG
- the LOC122347266 gene encoding vitamin D3 receptor A isoform X1, translating into MVTETSPKNSGLRCECEAGACESRVNSDATSVMDPMAVSTSATGQDEFDRNAPRICGVCGDKATGFHFNAMTCEGCKGFFRRSMKRKASFTCPFNGNCTITKDNRRHCQACRLKRCVDIGMMKEFILTDEEVQRKKELILKRKEEEAAREARKPRLSDEQMQIINTLVEAHHKTYDDSYSDFVRFRPPVREGPVTRSASRAASLHSLSDASSDSFNHSPESVDTKLNFSNLLMMYQDSGGSPDSSEEDNSRLSMLPHLADLVSYSIQKVIGFAKMIPGFRDLTAEDQIALLKSSAIEIIMLRSNQSFSLEDMSWSCGGPDFKYCVNDVTKAGHTLELLEPLVKFQVGLKKLNMHEEEHVLLMAICLLSPDRPGVQDHARIEELQDRLCDVLQAYIRIHHPGGRLLYAKMIQKLADLRSLNEEHSKQYRSLSFQPEHSMQLTPLVLEVFGSEVS; encoded by the exons TGATGGACCCTATGGCCGTGAGCACGTCCGCGACGGGTCAGGATGAGTTTGACCGCAACGCGCCGCGGATCTGTGGGGTGTGTGGAGACAAGGCCACCGGCTTCCACTTCAACGCCATGACCTGCGAGGGATGCAAGGGCTTCTTCAG GCGCAGTATGAAGCGCAAGGCGAGCTTCACCTGCCCCTTCAACGGGAACTGCACCATCACCAAAGATAACCGGCGCCACTGCCAGGCCTGCCGTCTGAAGCGCTGCGTCGACATCGGCATGATGAAGGAGT tcaTTCTGACAGACGAGGAGGTGCAGAGGAAGAAGGAGCTGATCCTGaagaggaaggaggaggaggcggcGCGGGAGGCTCGTAAACCTCGTCTGAGCGACGAACAGATGCAGATCATCAACACGCTGGTGGAGGCGCACCACAAGACCTACGACGACTCGTACTCCGACTTCGTCCGCTTCAGG CCTCCGGTCCGTGAGGGACCAGTCACCCGCAGCGCCAGCCGGGCCGCCTCTCTACACTCACTGTCTGACGCCTCGTCTGATTCATTCAACCATTCCccag aaTCTGTGGACACTAAGCTGAACTTCAGTAATCTGCTGATGATGTATCAGGACAGCGGCGGCAGCCCGGACTCCAGCGAGGAGGATAACTCCCGTCTGTCCATGTTACCTCACCTGGCCGACCTCGTCAGCTACAGCATCCAGAAAGTCATCGGCTTCGCCAAGATGATCCCCGGCTTCAG ggaCCTGACAGCAGAAGATCAGATCGCTCTGCTGAAGTCCAGCGCTATTGAGATCATCATGCTGCGCTCCAATCAGTCCTTCAGTCTGGAGGACATGAGCTGGAGCTGTGGAGGACCGGACTTCAAGTACTGCGTCAACGACGTCACCAagg cgggTCACACTCTGGAGCTGCTGGAGCCGCTGGTGAAGTTTCAGGTGGGTCTGAAGAAGCTGAACATGCATGAAGAGGAACATGTGCTGCTGATGGCCATCTGCCTGCTGtctccag ACCGGCCGGGCGTCCAGGACCACGCTCGAATCGAGGAGCTGCAGGACCGCCTGTGTGACGTCCTGCAGGCCTACATCCGGATCCATCACCCCGGCGGCCGTCTGCTGTACGCCAAGATGATCCAGAAGCTGGCGGACCTGCGCAGCCTGAACGAGGAGCACTCCAAGCAGTACCGCTCGCTGTCCTTCCAGCCCGAGCACAGCATGCAGCTGACGCCGCTGGTGCTGGAGGTGTTCGGCAGCGAGGTGTCCTAG
- the LOC122347266 gene encoding vitamin D3 receptor A isoform X2, whose product MVTETSPKNSVMDPMAVSTSATGQDEFDRNAPRICGVCGDKATGFHFNAMTCEGCKGFFRRSMKRKASFTCPFNGNCTITKDNRRHCQACRLKRCVDIGMMKEFILTDEEVQRKKELILKRKEEEAAREARKPRLSDEQMQIINTLVEAHHKTYDDSYSDFVRFRPPVREGPVTRSASRAASLHSLSDASSDSFNHSPESVDTKLNFSNLLMMYQDSGGSPDSSEEDNSRLSMLPHLADLVSYSIQKVIGFAKMIPGFRDLTAEDQIALLKSSAIEIIMLRSNQSFSLEDMSWSCGGPDFKYCVNDVTKAGHTLELLEPLVKFQVGLKKLNMHEEEHVLLMAICLLSPDRPGVQDHARIEELQDRLCDVLQAYIRIHHPGGRLLYAKMIQKLADLRSLNEEHSKQYRSLSFQPEHSMQLTPLVLEVFGSEVS is encoded by the exons TGATGGACCCTATGGCCGTGAGCACGTCCGCGACGGGTCAGGATGAGTTTGACCGCAACGCGCCGCGGATCTGTGGGGTGTGTGGAGACAAGGCCACCGGCTTCCACTTCAACGCCATGACCTGCGAGGGATGCAAGGGCTTCTTCAG GCGCAGTATGAAGCGCAAGGCGAGCTTCACCTGCCCCTTCAACGGGAACTGCACCATCACCAAAGATAACCGGCGCCACTGCCAGGCCTGCCGTCTGAAGCGCTGCGTCGACATCGGCATGATGAAGGAGT tcaTTCTGACAGACGAGGAGGTGCAGAGGAAGAAGGAGCTGATCCTGaagaggaaggaggaggaggcggcGCGGGAGGCTCGTAAACCTCGTCTGAGCGACGAACAGATGCAGATCATCAACACGCTGGTGGAGGCGCACCACAAGACCTACGACGACTCGTACTCCGACTTCGTCCGCTTCAGG CCTCCGGTCCGTGAGGGACCAGTCACCCGCAGCGCCAGCCGGGCCGCCTCTCTACACTCACTGTCTGACGCCTCGTCTGATTCATTCAACCATTCCccag aaTCTGTGGACACTAAGCTGAACTTCAGTAATCTGCTGATGATGTATCAGGACAGCGGCGGCAGCCCGGACTCCAGCGAGGAGGATAACTCCCGTCTGTCCATGTTACCTCACCTGGCCGACCTCGTCAGCTACAGCATCCAGAAAGTCATCGGCTTCGCCAAGATGATCCCCGGCTTCAG ggaCCTGACAGCAGAAGATCAGATCGCTCTGCTGAAGTCCAGCGCTATTGAGATCATCATGCTGCGCTCCAATCAGTCCTTCAGTCTGGAGGACATGAGCTGGAGCTGTGGAGGACCGGACTTCAAGTACTGCGTCAACGACGTCACCAagg cgggTCACACTCTGGAGCTGCTGGAGCCGCTGGTGAAGTTTCAGGTGGGTCTGAAGAAGCTGAACATGCATGAAGAGGAACATGTGCTGCTGATGGCCATCTGCCTGCTGtctccag ACCGGCCGGGCGTCCAGGACCACGCTCGAATCGAGGAGCTGCAGGACCGCCTGTGTGACGTCCTGCAGGCCTACATCCGGATCCATCACCCCGGCGGCCGTCTGCTGTACGCCAAGATGATCCAGAAGCTGGCGGACCTGCGCAGCCTGAACGAGGAGCACTCCAAGCAGTACCGCTCGCTGTCCTTCCAGCCCGAGCACAGCATGCAGCTGACGCCGCTGGTGCTGGAGGTGTTCGGCAGCGAGGTGTCCTAG
- the LOC122347266 gene encoding vitamin D3 receptor A isoform X3 produces MDPMAVSTSATGQDEFDRNAPRICGVCGDKATGFHFNAMTCEGCKGFFRRSMKRKASFTCPFNGNCTITKDNRRHCQACRLKRCVDIGMMKEFILTDEEVQRKKELILKRKEEEAAREARKPRLSDEQMQIINTLVEAHHKTYDDSYSDFVRFRPPVREGPVTRSASRAASLHSLSDASSDSFNHSPESVDTKLNFSNLLMMYQDSGGSPDSSEEDNSRLSMLPHLADLVSYSIQKVIGFAKMIPGFRDLTAEDQIALLKSSAIEIIMLRSNQSFSLEDMSWSCGGPDFKYCVNDVTKAGHTLELLEPLVKFQVGLKKLNMHEEEHVLLMAICLLSPDRPGVQDHARIEELQDRLCDVLQAYIRIHHPGGRLLYAKMIQKLADLRSLNEEHSKQYRSLSFQPEHSMQLTPLVLEVFGSEVS; encoded by the exons ATGGACCCTATGGCCGTGAGCACGTCCGCGACGGGTCAGGATGAGTTTGACCGCAACGCGCCGCGGATCTGTGGGGTGTGTGGAGACAAGGCCACCGGCTTCCACTTCAACGCCATGACCTGCGAGGGATGCAAGGGCTTCTTCAG GCGCAGTATGAAGCGCAAGGCGAGCTTCACCTGCCCCTTCAACGGGAACTGCACCATCACCAAAGATAACCGGCGCCACTGCCAGGCCTGCCGTCTGAAGCGCTGCGTCGACATCGGCATGATGAAGGAGT tcaTTCTGACAGACGAGGAGGTGCAGAGGAAGAAGGAGCTGATCCTGaagaggaaggaggaggaggcggcGCGGGAGGCTCGTAAACCTCGTCTGAGCGACGAACAGATGCAGATCATCAACACGCTGGTGGAGGCGCACCACAAGACCTACGACGACTCGTACTCCGACTTCGTCCGCTTCAGG CCTCCGGTCCGTGAGGGACCAGTCACCCGCAGCGCCAGCCGGGCCGCCTCTCTACACTCACTGTCTGACGCCTCGTCTGATTCATTCAACCATTCCccag aaTCTGTGGACACTAAGCTGAACTTCAGTAATCTGCTGATGATGTATCAGGACAGCGGCGGCAGCCCGGACTCCAGCGAGGAGGATAACTCCCGTCTGTCCATGTTACCTCACCTGGCCGACCTCGTCAGCTACAGCATCCAGAAAGTCATCGGCTTCGCCAAGATGATCCCCGGCTTCAG ggaCCTGACAGCAGAAGATCAGATCGCTCTGCTGAAGTCCAGCGCTATTGAGATCATCATGCTGCGCTCCAATCAGTCCTTCAGTCTGGAGGACATGAGCTGGAGCTGTGGAGGACCGGACTTCAAGTACTGCGTCAACGACGTCACCAagg cgggTCACACTCTGGAGCTGCTGGAGCCGCTGGTGAAGTTTCAGGTGGGTCTGAAGAAGCTGAACATGCATGAAGAGGAACATGTGCTGCTGATGGCCATCTGCCTGCTGtctccag ACCGGCCGGGCGTCCAGGACCACGCTCGAATCGAGGAGCTGCAGGACCGCCTGTGTGACGTCCTGCAGGCCTACATCCGGATCCATCACCCCGGCGGCCGTCTGCTGTACGCCAAGATGATCCAGAAGCTGGCGGACCTGCGCAGCCTGAACGAGGAGCACTCCAAGCAGTACCGCTCGCTGTCCTTCCAGCCCGAGCACAGCATGCAGCTGACGCCGCTGGTGCTGGAGGTGTTCGGCAGCGAGGTGTCCTAG